Proteins encoded by one window of Primulina huaijiensis isolate GDHJ02 chromosome 1, ASM1229523v2, whole genome shotgun sequence:
- the LOC140971310 gene encoding uncharacterized protein, protein MAHFSKVPMFSKEDFDDWKIRMKAHLAAQDDDMWFVITNGPLKILKPNTAIAVTEDAPQMLEKLRSDWTSGDKKKENLDNVAKDILYETLDKNIFSKIKMCHTAKEIWEKLIEICEGDEQTKENKLSVAMQKFENLNMKAGETLSEFDERFSSLVNELTTLGKELGNREVTLKVMRALPRE, encoded by the coding sequence ATGGCACATTTCAGCAAGGTCCCTATGTTCTCAAAAGAGGATTTCGATGATTGGAAGATTAGGATGAAAGCCCATCTTGCTGCccaagacgatgacatgtggtttgTCATCACAAATGGTCCCTTGAAGATTCTAAAGCCTAATACTGCTATTGCTGTTACTGAAGATGCACCACAAATGCTTGAAAAACTAAGAAGTGACTGGACAAGCGGGGAcaagaagaaagaaaatctAGACAATGTTGCTAAGGATATTCTATACGAAACACTTGACAAGAATAtcttcagcaaaatcaagatgtgtcaTACCGCAAAAGAGATCTGGGAGAAACTCATCGAAATTTGTGAAGGAGATGAACAGACAAAGGAAAACAAGCTGTCTGTAGCaatgcaaaaatttgaaaatcttaaTATGAAAGCTGGAGAAACTCTAAGCGAATTTGATGAGCGATTCAGCAGCTTAGTAAATGAGCTAACAACTTTGGGAAAGGAACTTGGCAATAGAGAAGTGACACTTAAAGTGATGAGAGCTTTACCCAGGGAATGA